The genomic stretch TAAACCCTAATGATAAATTAAAGAATAACGATTGTAACCAatcatattttcttcttcttcttcttcttcttcttccattttcTCTCCCCTTTGTTAATTGCATTATTTTTTTGTCAATCAAGAAACTCTCTCTTTCTCACATAATTACATCATTATTGGTATAGTTTGTTACAACAACCCTCATCAGATACAAGATTAAATGACAAGATCAAGaataacaagatcatcactggTAGCAATAGTAACACATTCATCATCACGATCTATTTGTTTCTACTTACTTTTTTTTGTTGCCtttttctctcctttttccaaagaaaacaattatctgAAAGTTCTATGTTCTATGACAATAATGACACTCCTCATTCTTGTATCGACTCTTGGCTTTCTTCTGCTATTACTTTTACCATCCGACGGTTCCTTTCTATTATTTCTCCCTTATTTTTCAGTGTCAAGTATTTCAAAGTGAGATGAAGAACCACATGCCTTTCTTTTCATTTCCTTATTAAAAACACCACCATTAGTTGTTTCCAAAGAAACAACACCTTTAGGAACTGAACTCGTTTTAGTAATCTGAAATGTCTACCAAGACTCTTTTaaagttaataataaaaatattccaAATATAGAAATTGAAAGTAAATAAAAAGCATCAAATATTATCGTGGAAAACCCTCATAGCAAAGGTAAAATCACAATTCGTCCAAACCAAAGAAATAATTCTATTTTATTCTAATGAGGTTAGAGGGGTATCAAAATAATGCAAAAATAGTGCCAATAATTAGACAAAAGCACAATAGCTTATAATTTATGAATAAGAAGGCAAAGAATCATCAAAAACCTGGTGTAGTACGAATACATAGAGCTATAAAAACGGGCTACCAGGCCCTAAACGGGTCACCCCTAACGGGCCTCGAGCTTTTTATGATGGAGGCAAAAAGTCATATTGTAATATGGACTCAAAAATTATCACCCGAGTTCGACCCTATTCAGACTTTAGATTAGTCAGCCTTAAACGAGTTTTTTAgaaagaatttaaataaaaacccataatattaattataaatacaataaaaaattatattattttaaatataatacatttttttttactatattaGTTCTTATAAATATTGTATGACTCCCTTACTCAAATGTAAAACATAAAGTCACAATATATTCCAACACTATCGATACTCGCAGCAACGGTTGTGTAACCGCTGTAATCTGCTTTCCACCTCAGTTTGAAAAAAAGTTGATTAAAAAAAGTTTAGAAACCTAATTCAAATTTTCTCACCTAAATTTAATTTGATTAGATTTTGTCCCAAACATATCAAACTTGCTGTTTAACCTCTCTAAACTCTAGTGGCAACATGATTTTTGATGAAGAAGACAACCCTATTATTTGCATGATCCTTATTGTCATTGTCATGTTATTAATTGGATACAAGGCACAATAGATGCATTACATTTTACAACTGCTCAAAGCAATGTTCAGCAATCATGTAAATATAATCACTTTATTTCATCATAGCCACTCATACTCAATGTTTGTGACACTGTAGCCTTTTAAGCTGCTGCTTCTTCTAGAGAAGGATATTTTTTGATAATATAAACAGGATCTCCCAACTTAAGCATGTTTCCATCCCCTTTAGCAGAAGAATCCTTCCAGTTCCACACTGTTTTCTGACCAAAGTAGACCTGCACAAGCACTTCACATGTCACTTAACATCAATGAAACCAAAGGAACATTCATTGAATATTTCATGACTGAATGTCTCaccttgtttttgttattttgatttgGTCTCAAGACATGGCCAGACCTAACTTTCATGAGAGTTTCCGTCGGTTCAGTACCATATATTGCTGTCTCTTGATTGACTTGTGGTATCTGACCATAATATAAACATCATCAATAGTGAAAGTTGGATGCATAAATAACTAGGTtatgaaacaaaagaaaaaaatgaattagTTTCCTTAGTTTTCTACCTTACAACGGGCACACAGCTTGACACACTGAAATGAAAACCTACTTATCTTAATATCTCTCCACAAGTCTTCAGCATATGGTTCACAGCCTTCAACAAGGATACTGCATCAAGTGCCACAAGAAACTCAATTATGTAATCTAAACTAGTAACATATACTATGAAATAATGTATATATCACAACAGGTGATGAGGAGAGATGAACAAATCAATACTTGGGTCTGAAACGATTCATAGGTATCGGTTCCTCCAGAAGCTTGTTTAGTGCATCCAATGATTCCTGAAAGCAATAAATGAAATGTAAAGAGTAAAGACTTAAATAAGTAAATATCGCCATTGTTTCCCAACTGCATCTGGCCTGACCTGAGATGCGAGTAAGAATGGATAACCATCAGTGAAGAAGATTCGTTGCTGTCCATCAACATATCGAGGGTCTACATTTCTAACTTGTGAATCTGCATTTGGAACATTACTAGAGAATTATCGTCATGATTTGTAAGACTATTGCTCTCAGGTTTTTGCTATGACTTGaatgtatatatatttataaatgaagGTAGTCTTCATCTTACAAACTCGTTTTGTAAAGTTGAGTTAGGTCCACACAACTCATAATTCTTAGATAGTCCTTTATTTATCATTAAGATGACTAAAGTAACAAATCCTACTAAACATTATAATCATCGTTATCTTATTACCAGTATTGAAGCGGACCAGTCTACAAGGACTTCCTAAATAATCCGAGAACCACTTCGATGCTTCAGCTCCCTCATCCCAGGCAGAGCCGGTCCATTCCCACAAACCAATATCATCTACTACATCATACTGCTGTTTGTTCAAACAAACTTTGAGAGGTTCCATTCCAGGTGCTTTCACCActgtaaaaatgaagaaagagacATTATTCATTAACCGAACAaacgaagaagaaaaaagaaaagcgtGATCATGAAGAATATGCAAATTACTCAAAAGTCTGTCGGTGTACAAAAAAAGTGGATGAGTCACTcattttgttttatactaattttGGTTTTGAGGATTCTTTATGAAGACTATGATAGAGACAAAGAGGTGTAACTTCTTTCATTGTATTCAGTTTAGGAAAGCAATTGATGTATTATTAGGCACTAGCTCACATCTCTTAAGACATCAATAACTTTTATTTCACGTCTTCGTTTGGATGTTGTTCAAAAAGAGTTTACATTTTCCATTAATGTTAATGCCATAAGATCCAATCTATCTTAACATTTAGTCCTGCTTTATAAGGCTTCAAAATTCTTATAGAAAAAGTAATATTTTTGGAGTTGTTCATCAGAAGTGGATGACGCACTCACTTTGCTTTATaccaattttgattttgaggattctTTGTGAAAAGATTATGACAGAAGCGAAGTGGGAAAGTTCCTTCACTGTGCCCTTTTCTGGATGTTGTTAACAAAattttacattttccatttatgATAGGCAAATAGCCCCACTGCTATGAAAGCACATACCTTATATCATCTACCGAGCTGTGATATCTCTCTTTTCTCACTAGTATGGCTTTTTTCCGTATAAGGAAAGAAATCGGAAATAtgtaaaaaactaaaaatttataattatgaacCAGAAGATTCAAACACGTTATGCAACTACAAAGATTAATCTCTTGGATCtcaaatatgtttaaaggttCCGTCTATAAGAAAAAGAATTTTTATGTGCTTACCAATCATAGTCATACCATATTCTTAACATTGCGTTGAGCCTGATTCAACCTTAAAAAACCGAATTTTAAGGTGAAATATACTCTACTTATAAACTTAACTCGTCTAATATTGGTATTAATgggtaaaataaataaatacagaaTATGATATATTGGAGCATAAGAAAAATGTAATATACCCATGAAGGAATCAGTGGTAGGTTTCCAGTGTTCAAGAAAAGCTTCAGGTGGAAGTTCAACCTCAACCAAAGCAAGCTTTGGTTCAACTCTTTGTGAGCGTGCTCTTCCTTTCGAGTTCACAACCACCCACTGTCGATCCCATCGAAATCCTAACAAGTAAAAATACTGAATAAAAAAGttccaattaaattcaaatacaaAATCATAAGAAGGAATATGATACCAAAAGGAGTGAGAGGAGCATGAGGAAGCGAAATGCCACGGCATGACTTAATTGGATAGGTGAAAATGCCTGTAACTTTAGCTTCAGGTGATGCTAATTCTGTTGCAAGAGTTGGTGTTGAAGATGATCCTACACccatgttttcttcttcttttttgttctctctttctctttgttGTTTGATA from Vicia villosa cultivar HV-30 ecotype Madison, WI linkage group LG4, Vvil1.0, whole genome shotgun sequence encodes the following:
- the LOC131595150 gene encoding uncharacterized protein LOC131595150: MGVGSSSTPTLATELASPEAKVTGIFTYPIKSCRGISLPHAPLTPFGFRWDRQWVVVNSKGRARSQRVEPKLALVEVELPPEAFLEHWKPTTDSFMVVKAPGMEPLKVCLNKQQYDVVDDIGLWEWTGSAWDEGAEASKWFSDYLGSPCRLVRFNTDSQVRNVDPRYVDGQQRIFFTDGYPFLLASQESLDALNKLLEEPIPMNRFRPNILVEGCEPYAEDLWRDIKISRFSFQCVKLCARCKIPQVNQETAIYGTEPTETLMKVRSGHVLRPNQNNKNKVYFGQKTVWNWKDSSAKGDGNMLKLGDPVYIIKKYPSLEEAAA